A genomic stretch from Microtus pennsylvanicus isolate mMicPen1 chromosome 11, mMicPen1.hap1, whole genome shotgun sequence includes:
- the LOC142831785 gene encoding testis-expressed protein 19.2: MCPPVNVRHGPKGMSCLYAAWLYQLVHGDQMKICFSCFKAAFLVVKNMLEMGDWEEEEWSAEPMELSEAGSEPEEWLGLSWGEGQGHLSHGNSVSTGPGILTSGPVGTVGIGLGPQPVPTELGPQEAVPLDLGPEDAEWTQALPWRFDGLSPCSHWLIPPLSWWDVFNVSPSPGQPVLLELSPIWPMDPLEAEAWLVDLKFVFLLGGFDAICYLLAMTPCWAVRTRVQRWQVLLDPGEVRVAQLQNAPEQQDLHRWRLSILESSELGVELVPADCSLRKGGFKVHSYLPWHSDTPEDWDSEPGERLLVVEVVSLRELPSFRSPSPDSQN; the protein is encoded by the coding sequence ATGTGTCCCCCAGTCAACGTTCGCCATGGGCCCAAGGGCATGTCCTGCCTCTATGCGGCCTGGCTATACCAGCTTGTCCACGGAGACCAGATGAAGATCTGCTTTTCTTGCTTCAAGGCAGCTTTCCTGGTAGTTAAAAATATGCTGGAGATGGGagactgggaagaggaagagtggAGTGCCGAGCCCATGGAACTCTCGGAGGCAGGATCTGAGCCGGAGGAGTGGCTGGGGCTCAGCTGGGGAGAGGGCCAAGGGCATCTGTCGCATGGCAACTCTGTCTCCACAGGTCCTGGCATCCTGACGTCAGGCCCTGTAGGGACAGTGGGAATAGGGTTGGGACCCCAGCCTGTCCCCACTGAGCTGGGGCCTCAGGAAGCTGTACCCCTGGACCTGGGCCCTGAGGATGCTGAGTGGACCCAGGCTCTTCCCTGGAGATTTGATGGCCTTTCTCCCTGTTCCCACTGGCTTATCCCCCCTCTATCCTGGTGGGATGTTTTCAATGTGAGCCCATCTCCTGGACAACCTGTATTGTTGGAGTTGAGCCCCATCTGGCCCATGGATCCGTTGGAAGCAGAAGCCTGGTTGGTGGATCTGAAGTTCGTCTTTCTGTTGGGCGGCTTCGATGCCATCTGCTACCTGCTGGCAATGACTCCCTGCTGGGCTGTGAGGACCCGGGTCCAGCGCTGGCAGGTGTTGCTGGACCCTGGTGAGGTGAGGGTGGCCCAACTTCAGAATGCACCTGAACAGCAGGACCTGCACCGCTGGAGGCTGAGCATTCTGGAATCCTCAGAGCTGGGGGTAGAGCTGGTGCCTGCCGACTGCAGCCTGCGGAAGGGAGGCTTCAAGGTGCACTCCTACCTGCCCTGGCACAGTGACACCCCAGAGGACTGGGACAGCGAGCCCGGGGAGAGGCTGCTTGTCGTAGAAGTTGTGTCTCTGAGGGAGCTACCCAGCTTccgctccccctcccctgattCACAAAACTGA